One window of the Oceanicaulis sp. genome contains the following:
- a CDS encoding SCO family protein — MSQRPVWMIPAIATLLAAAAGVAILTVARGAGEASPARSGPVRVSGEAQIGGPFTLVNQDGETVTEEDFKGKAMLIYFGFTYCPDVCPFSLQIMGAALDQLSEAERARIQPILISVDPERDTPESLEDYVSSPSFPEGLIGLTGTPEQVRQAARAYRVHYAKVENESFTEYTVDHSSIIYLMDENGEFADVFPTSATNPDELAGRLEAFLADRRS; from the coding sequence GTGTCCCAGCGTCCTGTCTGGATGATCCCCGCCATCGCCACGTTGCTGGCCGCAGCGGCCGGCGTGGCGATCCTGACCGTGGCCCGCGGCGCGGGCGAGGCGTCGCCGGCGCGTTCCGGCCCCGTCCGTGTCAGCGGCGAGGCGCAGATCGGCGGGCCGTTCACGCTGGTGAACCAGGACGGTGAAACCGTCACCGAGGAGGACTTCAAGGGCAAGGCGATGCTGATCTATTTCGGCTTCACCTACTGCCCGGACGTCTGCCCCTTCTCGCTGCAGATCATGGGCGCCGCGCTCGATCAGCTCAGCGAAGCCGAGCGTGCGCGCATCCAGCCCATCCTGATCAGCGTCGACCCCGAGCGCGACACGCCGGAATCGCTGGAGGACTATGTGAGCTCGCCCTCCTTCCCCGAGGGCCTTATCGGCCTGACCGGCACGCCTGAACAGGTGCGCCAGGCCGCCCGCGCCTATCGCGTGCACTATGCGAAGGTGGAAAACGAGTCCTTCACCGAATACACGGTCGATCACAGCTCGATCATCTACCTGATGGACGAGAACGGCGAATTCGCCGACGTTTTCCCCACGTCCGCCACCAATCCGGACGAGCTGGCGGGCCGTTTAGAGGCTTTTTTAGCGGATCGCAGGTCATGA
- the phaZ gene encoding polyhydroxyalkanoate depolymerase produces the protein MLYSLLEMGRAAMLPWRAAANVTRRTLRNPLNPMGDTLAGRTTAAAADLFESLTRYYGKPDWGVSPVEVDGKPVSVEIETVWSKPFCNLIHFKRDRAALGRARGVKQGEIKDPKVLFVAPMSGHYATLLRGTVEAFLPDSEVYITDWTDARMVPVLDGRFALDDYVQYVREMIAAIGPDVHVVAVCQPGPPTLAAIALMAEDDDPRRPLSMTFMGSPIDARKSPTVPNKLAEERPYSWFRDNLIYTVPAVYPGAMRRVYPGFLQLTGFINMNYDRHVDAHWNFFHQLVEGDGDSADKHRSFYDEYLSVMDLTEEFYLQTIQDVFQEHKLARGLMTVDGRPVRPETIRDVALLTVEGENDDISGIGQTQAAHTLCSGLPDALQLDHVQPKVGHYGVFNGRRFREEIAPKMKAFMADHAVRKTKKKAA, from the coding sequence ATGCTTTATTCCCTTCTCGAGATGGGCCGGGCGGCCATGCTGCCCTGGCGCGCCGCCGCGAACGTGACCCGGCGCACGCTGCGCAACCCGCTCAATCCGATGGGCGACACGCTGGCCGGGCGCACCACGGCGGCGGCCGCGGACCTGTTTGAAAGCCTGACCCGGTATTACGGCAAGCCCGACTGGGGCGTCAGCCCGGTCGAGGTCGACGGAAAACCGGTCAGCGTCGAGATCGAGACGGTCTGGTCCAAACCCTTCTGCAATCTCATCCATTTCAAGCGCGATCGTGCGGCGCTCGGCCGCGCGCGCGGCGTGAAGCAGGGCGAGATCAAAGATCCCAAGGTTCTGTTCGTCGCGCCGATGAGCGGGCACTACGCCACGCTGCTGCGCGGCACGGTCGAGGCCTTCCTGCCCGACAGCGAGGTCTACATCACCGACTGGACCGACGCGCGCATGGTCCCCGTGCTCGACGGCCGGTTCGCGCTGGACGACTACGTTCAGTATGTCCGCGAGATGATCGCCGCGATCGGGCCTGACGTGCATGTGGTCGCGGTCTGCCAGCCCGGCCCGCCCACCCTGGCCGCGATCGCGCTGATGGCCGAGGACGACGATCCGCGCCGGCCGCTGTCGATGACCTTCATGGGCAGCCCGATCGACGCGCGCAAATCGCCCACCGTGCCGAACAAGCTGGCCGAGGAACGGCCCTATTCCTGGTTCCGCGACAACCTCATCTACACCGTGCCGGCGGTGTATCCGGGCGCGATGCGGCGGGTCTATCCGGGCTTTCTGCAGCTCACCGGCTTCATCAACATGAACTACGACCGGCATGTCGACGCGCACTGGAATTTCTTCCACCAGCTGGTCGAGGGCGACGGCGACAGCGCGGACAAGCACCGCAGCTTCTATGACGAATACCTCTCGGTGATGGACCTGACCGAGGAATTCTACCTTCAGACCATCCAGGACGTGTTCCAGGAGCACAAGCTCGCGCGCGGGCTGATGACCGTGGACGGCCGCCCGGTCCGCCCCGAGACCATCCGCGACGTGGCGCTTCTGACCGTCGAGGGCGAGAACGACGACATTTCCGGCATCGGCCAGACCCAGGCCGCGCACACGCTGTGCAGCGGGCTACCCGACGCGCTTCAGCTCGACCATGTCCAGCCCAAGGTCGGCCATTACGGCGTCTTCAACGGCCGGCGCTTCCGCGAGGAAATCGCCCCGAAAATGAAGGCCTTCATGGCCGATCACGCCGTGCGCAAGACCAAGAAGAAAGCGGCCTGA
- a CDS encoding ABC transporter permease codes for MTGRLYALVERQWVLILGSWPRMVDLVYWPLVQITVWGLIQLHVFNEVGGAGELVLAAVLGAVLLWDVTWRSQLGLSLAYMEEIWSRNLGNLLVSPLSPAELIGSLMIVSVTKTLVAMIPAVIVAAVFFGFNIFTVGLALPLFVLNLVAFGWSISLLAAGLVTRYGQGAQDMPWALMFGITPFCAVYYPVDVLPDFLEPVAAALPPSHIFEGLRALLNDQTFDLGALGAAAALNVVWLGGGVLLYGWLLRSARERGALTQIGE; via the coding sequence GTGGACCTGGTCTACTGGCCGCTGGTGCAGATCACCGTCTGGGGGCTCATCCAGCTGCACGTCTTCAACGAGGTGGGCGGGGCGGGCGAGCTGGTGCTCGCCGCCGTGCTGGGCGCGGTGCTGCTCTGGGACGTGACCTGGCGCAGCCAGCTGGGGCTCTCGCTCGCCTATATGGAAGAGATCTGGTCGCGCAACCTGGGCAATCTGCTGGTCAGCCCGCTGAGCCCGGCCGAGCTGATCGGCTCGCTGATGATCGTGTCGGTCACCAAGACGCTGGTGGCGATGATCCCCGCGGTGATCGTCGCGGCGGTGTTCTTCGGCTTCAACATCTTCACCGTCGGGCTGGCCCTGCCGCTCTTCGTGCTCAACCTGGTCGCCTTCGGCTGGTCGATCTCGCTGCTGGCCGCAGGTCTGGTCACCCGGTACGGGCAGGGCGCGCAGGACATGCCCTGGGCGCTGATGTTCGGCATCACCCCGTTCTGCGCAGTGTATTATCCCGTCGACGTGCTGCCCGATTTCCTGGAGCCGGTCGCCGCCGCCCTGCCGCCGTCTCATATCTTCGAGGGCCTGCGCGCGCTTCTGAACGATCAGACCTTCGATCTCGGCGCACTGGGCGCAGCGGCCGCGCTGAACGTCGTATGGCTCGGCGGCGGGGTTTTGCTATATGGCTGGCTTCTGAGATCGGCGCGCGAGCGCGGCGCGCTGACCCAGATCGGCGAGTGA